Proteins from one Acidobacteriota bacterium genomic window:
- the eno gene encoding phosphopyruvate hydratase, protein MAETASGAIVGVHGRQILDSRGNPTVEVEVALADGSVGRAAVPSGASTGEREAVELRDGDQARYLGKGVGQAVAHVDGEIAAALAGWDAREQVAIDQRLIALDGTENKSRLGANAVLGASMAVAKAAAAHHRLPLWAYLGGAGSRELPVPMMNVLNGGAHADNNVDIQEFMVLPVGMATFSEALRAGTEIFHHLKTVLKQRGLGTTVGDEGGFAPDLGSNEEALVVLLRAVEAAGYRPGEEIWLGLDVAASELVEDGAYRVDGGLRSAQDMVAWYDDLVARYPILSIEDGLGENDWSGWKALSDRLGERVQLVGDDLFVTNTRILERGIAEGVGNSILIKVNQIGTLTETLDAIETAKRARYTAVVSHRSGETEDTTIADLVVATNAGQIKTGSLSRTDRTAKYNQLLRIEEALGDAARYRGAGVFYNLPGRLSG, encoded by the coding sequence ATGGCCGAGACGGCGAGCGGAGCGATCGTAGGCGTTCACGGACGCCAGATTCTGGATAGTCGGGGCAATCCCACCGTCGAGGTCGAGGTGGCCCTCGCCGACGGTTCCGTAGGGCGGGCGGCGGTGCCTTCCGGCGCCTCGACCGGCGAGCGCGAGGCGGTCGAGCTGCGCGACGGCGACCAGGCCCGCTACCTCGGCAAGGGTGTCGGCCAGGCGGTGGCCCACGTCGATGGCGAGATCGCCGCCGCCTTGGCCGGCTGGGACGCCCGCGAGCAGGTCGCCATCGATCAGCGACTGATCGCCCTCGACGGCACGGAAAACAAGTCGCGCCTCGGCGCCAATGCCGTTCTCGGCGCCTCGATGGCGGTCGCCAAGGCCGCCGCCGCTCACCATCGCTTGCCGCTATGGGCCTACCTCGGCGGGGCCGGCAGCCGCGAGCTGCCAGTGCCGATGATGAACGTCTTGAACGGCGGCGCCCACGCCGACAACAACGTCGACATCCAGGAGTTCATGGTGCTGCCGGTCGGGATGGCGACCTTCTCCGAGGCGCTGCGCGCCGGCACCGAGATCTTCCACCACCTGAAGACGGTGCTGAAGCAGCGCGGCCTCGGCACGACGGTGGGCGACGAGGGCGGCTTCGCTCCCGACCTGGGCTCGAACGAAGAGGCCCTCGTGGTGCTCCTGCGCGCCGTCGAAGCGGCCGGCTATCGACCCGGTGAAGAGATCTGGCTGGGCCTCGACGTGGCGGCCAGCGAGCTGGTGGAGGATGGCGCCTATCGGGTGGATGGCGGGCTGCGCAGCGCCCAGGACATGGTCGCCTGGTACGACGACTTGGTGGCGCGCTATCCCATCCTGTCGATCGAGGACGGCCTGGGCGAGAACGACTGGAGTGGCTGGAAGGCCCTCTCCGATCGCTTGGGGGAGCGGGTGCAGCTGGTGGGCGACGACCTCTTCGTCACCAACACGCGCATCCTGGAGCGTGGCATCGCCGAGGGCGTTGGCAACTCGATCTTGATCAAAGTCAACCAGATCGGCACCTTGACCGAGACCCTCGACGCCATCGAAACGGCCAAGCGTGCCCGCTACACGGCGGTGGTTTCGCATCGCTCCGGCGAGACCGAAGACACCACCATTGCCGACCTGGTGGTGGCGACCAACGCCGGCCAGATCAAGACCGGGTCGTTGTCGCGTACCGACCGCACCGCCAAGTACAACCAGCTCTTGAGAATCGAGGAAGCTCTCGGGGACGCTGCCCGCTATCGCGGCGCCGGCGTCTTCTACAACCTGCCCGGACGTCTGAGCGGCTGA
- a CDS encoding ester cyclase, with product MNLESQPSASSPTSPIELARQMVDQVWNRGEEASSLMPHSFHWAEDSLVGPTRVSGMGGRSMLQEARANRRAFEDFEIKVTDAFEDDAGRALLLWVARGTHDQEAQLGNNRLADGATLQPSGRSFSATGWFLVQTRDGLITGVSPSWNPMTLLQQLAVAELDVPVEEFLG from the coding sequence ATGAACCTTGAATCCCAACCTTCTGCGTCGTCGCCGACGTCGCCCATCGAGTTGGCCCGCCAGATGGTGGACCAGGTCTGGAATCGTGGCGAAGAAGCCTCCTCGCTGATGCCCCATTCTTTTCACTGGGCCGAGGATTCCTTGGTTGGTCCGACCCGCGTTTCGGGCATGGGGGGGCGCTCGATGCTGCAAGAGGCGAGGGCCAACCGTCGTGCCTTTGAGGATTTCGAGATCAAGGTGACCGACGCCTTCGAAGACGACGCCGGTCGTGCTCTCCTGCTGTGGGTCGCCCGTGGCACTCACGATCAGGAGGCGCAACTCGGCAACAACCGTCTGGCCGATGGCGCAACGCTTCAGCCCAGCGGTCGCTCCTTCAGCGCCACCGGCTGGTTTCTGGTCCAAACCCGCGATGGCCTGATCACCGGCGTCAGCCCATCGTGGAACCCGATGACGCTGCTGCAGCAACTCGCCGTCGCGGAGCTCGATGTGCCGGTGGAGGAGTTTCTGGGCTGA
- a CDS encoding ATP-dependent 6-phosphofructokinase translates to MHNKPLTADELKIRHLGEPTVESPLDLPAASLEATGSFVAPGTGIRVSVEVDAAGQALDPLVFEKAGPRKRLFFDTRRVRAAIVTCGGLCPGTNNVIRSVFYELYHRYGVRKIYGIRYGFQGLNPEEGQPPIAMTSDFVRRIQLFGGTVLGSSRGAQSSSVMADFLAERDIDMLFCVGGDGTQRGAHELSRELVARGQTCAVVGIPKTIDNDIPFVWRSFGFFTALDQAREVIQGAHVEANGAPNGIGLVKVMGRDAGFIAAGATLASQEVNFTLVPEIPFDLDGPKGFLAALEARIRARRHAVVVVAEGAGQHLFESAGEVERDASGNRKHRDIGLLLRERILKHFAERELPVAVKYFDPSYAIRSVPANTDDSLLCDGLARNAVHAAMAGKTDMLVGFWHGVFINVPIPAVVSRKKTMAPDGGLWMGVLENTGQPARFGE, encoded by the coding sequence ATGCACAACAAGCCCCTCACCGCCGACGAGCTGAAGATCCGCCACCTCGGCGAGCCCACCGTCGAGTCTCCCCTCGACCTGCCGGCGGCCAGCCTGGAAGCCACCGGCAGCTTCGTCGCGCCGGGGACCGGCATCCGGGTGAGTGTCGAGGTCGACGCCGCCGGCCAGGCTCTCGACCCCCTGGTCTTCGAGAAGGCCGGTCCGCGGAAGCGGCTGTTTTTCGACACGCGGCGGGTGCGGGCGGCGATCGTCACCTGTGGTGGCCTCTGCCCGGGCACCAACAACGTCATCCGGTCGGTCTTCTACGAGCTCTACCACCGCTACGGGGTGCGCAAGATCTACGGCATTCGCTACGGCTTCCAGGGCCTGAATCCTGAGGAGGGGCAGCCGCCGATCGCCATGACCTCGGACTTCGTGCGCCGCATCCAGCTCTTCGGTGGCACCGTGCTGGGCTCTTCCCGCGGCGCCCAAAGCTCTTCCGTGATGGCGGATTTTCTCGCCGAGCGCGACATCGACATGCTGTTCTGTGTCGGTGGCGACGGCACCCAGCGCGGTGCTCACGAGCTCTCTCGCGAGCTGGTGGCCCGCGGTCAGACCTGTGCCGTCGTCGGTATCCCCAAGACGATCGACAATGACATTCCCTTCGTCTGGCGTTCCTTCGGCTTCTTCACCGCCCTCGATCAGGCCCGGGAGGTGATTCAGGGGGCCCACGTCGAGGCCAACGGCGCGCCCAACGGCATCGGACTGGTCAAGGTCATGGGCCGCGACGCCGGCTTCATCGCCGCCGGGGCCACCCTGGCGAGCCAGGAAGTCAATTTCACTCTGGTGCCGGAGATCCCGTTCGACCTCGACGGGCCGAAGGGCTTTCTGGCCGCCCTCGAAGCTCGCATCCGGGCGCGCCGCCATGCGGTGGTGGTGGTCGCCGAAGGGGCGGGGCAGCATCTCTTCGAAAGCGCCGGCGAGGTCGAGCGCGACGCTTCCGGAAACCGTAAGCATCGAGACATCGGTCTGTTGTTGCGGGAGCGCATCCTGAAGCACTTCGCCGAGCGCGAGCTGCCGGTGGCGGTGAAGTACTTCGACCCCAGCTACGCGATCCGGAGCGTGCCGGCCAATACGGACGACTCCTTGCTCTGCGACGGCCTGGCGCGCAACGCGGTGCATGCGGCGATGGCCGGCAAGACGGATATGTTGGTCGGCTTCTGGCACGGCGTCTTCATCAATGTGCCGATTCCGGCGGTGGTGTCGCGCAAGAAGACCATGGCGCCGGACGGCGGCCTGTGGATGGGGGTCTTGGAGAATACCGGCCAGCCGGCGCGCTTCGGGGAGTGA
- a CDS encoding alpha/beta hydrolase has protein sequence MKTALIGFATAPGRGALRPVRRPFSRSTRGLAALWIACGLLLGSLNACSIQPSKDQAPAGLESHSFELIEESLALEKGGRLAYDRGIATLPLRRDDPASSTIEVEFFRFRRAPEASPQTPPIVLLQGGPGFEGLGPRLERPDYFEARLERFTHIADVVVPGQRGFGSSTATPCSPHRTLTLEEALDPELRRAVIRASLEECRQNWRSRGVDLAGFNVSEAASDVADIVHFLGYDRFQLRGNSFGSHWGMAVLRQSPEQVARAVLGSLEGPDHTYDIPSQALATLERIAEAAEASPALASRIPPGGLLAAFQRLIAKADHQPIAVTIEHPVTEEPVTVELDGDDLRQILAGTRRFTQFRFRTAYWPLTLLEILEGDLTYSTETHLWNLMKSEGHDAAFSQYNCGSGVSPDRRERIERDPAIEVLGPTWQRLDFFCAGFEGDLGEDFRRPFQSSVPTVLVHGTWDTGTPIENAHELRAFFDRHHFIRVEGGSHGALREAIEEVEGFRAAMDRFLATGDFEHLPDAVELPAFPWRATIDPQ, from the coding sequence ATGAAGACAGCGCTCATCGGCTTTGCCACCGCCCCAGGACGAGGGGCTCTCCGCCCCGTCCGTCGCCCGTTCTCCCGATCAACCCGCGGGCTGGCCGCCCTCTGGATTGCCTGCGGACTTCTCCTGGGCAGCCTCAACGCTTGCTCGATCCAACCCTCGAAAGACCAGGCGCCGGCTGGCCTCGAGAGTCACTCCTTCGAGCTGATCGAGGAGAGCCTGGCGCTCGAGAAGGGCGGCCGCCTCGCCTACGACCGCGGCATCGCCACCCTGCCTCTGCGCCGCGACGACCCCGCGAGCTCTACCATCGAGGTCGAGTTCTTTCGCTTTCGACGAGCTCCCGAAGCCTCACCGCAAACGCCGCCGATCGTCTTACTGCAGGGCGGTCCGGGCTTCGAGGGCTTGGGCCCCCGGCTGGAGAGACCGGACTACTTCGAAGCCCGGCTCGAGCGCTTCACCCACATCGCCGACGTTGTCGTTCCCGGCCAGCGCGGCTTCGGGAGCTCGACCGCGACGCCCTGCTCTCCCCATCGCACGCTGACCCTCGAGGAGGCTCTGGATCCCGAGCTGCGACGCGCCGTGATCAGGGCATCGCTGGAGGAATGTCGGCAGAACTGGCGCTCCCGCGGCGTGGATCTCGCGGGCTTCAATGTCTCCGAGGCCGCCTCCGACGTCGCCGATATCGTCCACTTCCTGGGCTACGACCGGTTCCAGCTCCGCGGCAACAGCTTTGGATCCCATTGGGGCATGGCCGTCCTGCGGCAATCTCCGGAGCAGGTCGCGCGAGCGGTCCTCGGCAGCCTCGAAGGCCCCGACCACACCTACGACATTCCGAGCCAGGCGCTCGCCACCCTCGAACGCATTGCCGAGGCCGCCGAGGCTTCCCCGGCGCTGGCGTCGCGGATACCGCCGGGCGGCCTGCTGGCGGCCTTTCAGCGCCTCATCGCCAAGGCCGACCACCAGCCCATCGCTGTCACCATCGAGCATCCGGTGACAGAGGAACCGGTCACTGTCGAGCTCGATGGCGACGATCTGCGCCAAATCCTGGCCGGGACTCGACGCTTTACCCAGTTTCGCTTCCGCACCGCCTACTGGCCGCTAACTCTGCTCGAGATCCTCGAAGGCGACCTCACCTACTCGACGGAAACCCACCTCTGGAACCTGATGAAGAGCGAGGGCCACGATGCCGCCTTCTCGCAGTACAACTGCGGCTCGGGAGTCAGCCCTGACCGGCGGGAGAGAATCGAGCGGGATCCGGCAATCGAGGTCCTGGGCCCGACCTGGCAGCGCCTGGACTTCTTCTGCGCCGGTTTCGAAGGCGATCTCGGCGAGGACTTCCGCCGTCCCTTCCAAAGCTCCGTGCCGACGGTTCTGGTCCACGGCACTTGGGACACCGGGACGCCGATCGAGAACGCCCACGAGCTGCGGGCCTTCTTCGACCGACATCACTTCATCCGCGTCGAGGGTGGCTCCCACGGCGCCTTGCGGGAGGCGATCGAGGAGGTCGAAGGCTTCCGGGCGGCGATGGATCGTTTTCTCGCCACCGGCGACTTCGAGCACCTCCCGGATGCGGTCGAGCTGCCCGCCTTCCCCTGGCGGGCGACGATCGACCCGCAGTAG
- a CDS encoding glyceraldehyde 3-phosphate dehydrogenase NAD-binding domain-containing protein codes for MEPTRVGLMGFGRIGRNLFRILYRREDIRISAISDIADTKALEYLLRFDTILGRFPEEVSIREQHLYVAGRQIPMLSGREPGDVPWGDLGIDTVIEATAQYRDRRQVERHLEQGAKRVILCVPPQDPPDLTVVMGVNDGELRREHRIISNASCTAHCAAPVIKILHQAFGIERAFLTSVHAYTNQQRLADVPAEDKRRGRAAAENIIPQESNAAQVVEELLPELAGRLSGKAMNVPVSNGSVVDLVCWHDKPVTEVAVNEVIRTAASSDWQGILEYEDDPIVSSDIIRSAYSSTFDSQATMVLGDRVSKTLSWFDNGWGYAHRVVDLIRRFRQLDEEAA; via the coding sequence ATGGAACCGACACGCGTTGGGCTGATGGGCTTCGGCCGCATCGGTCGCAACCTCTTCAGGATCCTCTATCGGCGGGAGGACATCCGCATTTCGGCGATCAGCGATATCGCCGATACCAAGGCCCTCGAGTACCTGCTGCGCTTCGACACCATTCTCGGACGCTTTCCGGAAGAGGTCAGCATTCGCGAGCAGCATCTCTATGTCGCCGGGCGCCAGATTCCGATGCTCTCGGGACGCGAGCCCGGGGACGTGCCCTGGGGCGACCTGGGGATCGACACGGTGATCGAGGCGACGGCACAGTATCGCGATCGCCGCCAGGTCGAGCGCCATCTCGAGCAGGGGGCGAAGCGCGTCATCCTCTGTGTGCCGCCCCAGGACCCGCCGGACCTGACGGTGGTGATGGGGGTCAACGACGGCGAGCTGCGGCGAGAGCATCGCATCATCTCGAATGCCTCCTGTACCGCCCACTGCGCCGCGCCGGTGATCAAGATCCTGCATCAGGCCTTCGGCATCGAGCGCGCCTTCCTGACCTCGGTGCACGCCTACACCAATCAGCAGCGCCTGGCCGACGTGCCGGCGGAGGACAAGCGCCGTGGCCGGGCGGCGGCGGAGAACATCATTCCCCAGGAGAGCAATGCCGCCCAGGTGGTGGAGGAGCTGCTGCCGGAGCTCGCCGGTCGGCTGTCCGGCAAGGCGATGAACGTGCCGGTGTCGAACGGCTCCGTCGTCGATCTGGTGTGCTGGCACGACAAGCCGGTGACGGAAGTGGCCGTCAACGAGGTGATTCGTACCGCGGCGAGCAGTGACTGGCAGGGCATCCTCGAGTACGAGGACGATCCGATCGTGTCGAGCGACATCATTCGCAGTGCCTACTCGAGCACCTTCGACTCCCAAGCCACCATGGTGCTCGGCGACCGCGTCTCGAAGACCCTCTCATGGTTCGACAATGGCTGGGGCTACGCCCATCGGGTGGTGGACCTGATTCGGCGCTTTCGCCAGCTCGACGAGGAGGCCGCCTGA
- the gap gene encoding type I glyceraldehyde-3-phosphate dehydrogenase, which yields MTVRVGINGFGRIGRSVFRILSERDDLEVVAINDLYDNEQLAYLLKYDTVMGQFTKPVTVDEESMTAGDDRVAMTSIPDPEKIPWGDLGVDVVVESTGVFRTRAPLEKHLAAGAGKVVLTVPPKDPVDAIIVLGVNDDQLDDSHRIVSNASCTTNCLAPLAKVIDDAFGIEEGLITTVHAYTNDQRLADVPHRSIRRSRAAAENIIPTTTGAAKAVAKVMPHLDGKLDGLAMRVPVPDGSIVDLVCRTREVADVAAINAAVKEAAEGAFARIIQYTEDPLVSSDIIGNPHSSIFDALSTEARGDGYVGVVAWYDNEWGYSNRVVDLLTRL from the coding sequence ATGACGGTGCGAGTCGGGATCAACGGATTCGGCAGGATCGGGCGCAGCGTCTTCCGTATTCTCAGTGAGCGGGACGATCTCGAGGTGGTCGCGATCAACGACCTCTACGACAACGAGCAGCTCGCCTACTTGCTGAAGTACGACACGGTGATGGGGCAGTTCACGAAGCCGGTGACGGTCGACGAGGAGTCGATGACCGCCGGCGACGACCGAGTGGCGATGACCTCGATCCCGGATCCCGAGAAGATCCCTTGGGGCGACCTGGGGGTCGATGTGGTGGTGGAGTCGACGGGCGTGTTTCGGACGCGCGCGCCCCTCGAAAAGCATCTCGCGGCGGGAGCCGGCAAGGTGGTCTTGACGGTGCCGCCGAAGGATCCCGTCGACGCCATCATCGTGCTGGGCGTCAACGACGATCAGCTCGACGACTCCCATCGCATCGTGTCGAACGCTTCCTGCACCACCAACTGTCTGGCGCCCTTGGCGAAGGTGATCGACGATGCCTTCGGGATCGAAGAAGGGCTGATCACCACGGTGCACGCTTACACCAACGATCAGCGTTTGGCGGACGTGCCCCATCGCAGTATCCGGCGGAGTCGAGCGGCGGCGGAGAACATCATTCCGACGACCACCGGAGCCGCCAAGGCGGTGGCCAAGGTGATGCCTCACCTCGACGGCAAGCTCGATGGCCTGGCGATGCGAGTGCCGGTGCCCGATGGCTCGATCGTCGATCTCGTCTGTCGAACCCGCGAGGTCGCCGATGTGGCGGCGATCAACGCCGCCGTCAAGGAGGCCGCCGAGGGTGCCTTCGCGCGCATCATCCAGTACACGGAGGATCCCCTGGTGTCGAGCGACATCATCGGCAATCCTCACTCGTCGATCTTCGACGCCCTGTCGACGGAGGCGCGGGGGGACGGCTATGTCGGCGTCGTCGCCTGGTATGACAACGAGTGGGGGTACTCCAACCGCGTCGTCGACCTGCTGACCCGGCTCTAG
- a CDS encoding TonB-dependent receptor, with protein sequence MRGPVRLGPAVVLATLLLGGGAVSPLGGQEAAEPLKEEPGEPNSEPKPRFEAKVDVTATGREEDPLQVPIAVSALPGTDLEIFGIGDSTQLIGSIPGLSFSANALSPGRDLTFLVLRGVGADAQIEPSTATFVDNVYLPSLAFDMDFLEVERVEVLRGPQGALFGRNAQAGAIHLVTKEPSRQLRGKVRLGVDEFESARILATVGGPVASRASANFTGQFHDTDGFIENTTFDEPADARSEWALRGSLSFSLGEDWRAILRADGLEDRGDGYAPGVVDGCRCYEVSSEFRESFEAKSRGGSFHLFRDFGGTELSAITGLRRLSNSQPFDFDGTNEYIGNVHDLYTDQELLSQELRLRSSETGGERWSWLAGVYVFDETLFTLRRYSLPELDTVFAGIAVRQAVTTDRQGLALFGRAEISLGDRYELALGARYSRQEVDNLSDVDGRIPLIGFVLDFTSPAAATFEDFSPSVSFLMRWSDRLMTYATVSQGFKPGGFDIAPGAQLNVRPVDSETSTNFELGLKAESADRRLSGSGALYRVDLDDQQLQSVVVIDGVPFSALVNAGKSHTQGLELELAWDPVAQLGVELNVGYVETEFDEYVDASGFDRAGEPFAYTPELSGSLMVDFASALGPSNRTLRGYGRLRYVDDYFIGLDIPFGPRFDLDSYEILDVGLALDTERWGITLFADNLLDDYVPIRTWNAFFFAGDLEHRTTVLPPRRVGLTFDFRF encoded by the coding sequence ATGCGAGGACCAGTCCGTCTTGGCCCGGCCGTTGTTCTGGCCACGTTGCTGTTGGGCGGTGGTGCAGTCTCTCCCCTGGGAGGCCAGGAGGCGGCCGAGCCCCTCAAAGAAGAGCCGGGCGAGCCGAATTCGGAGCCGAAGCCTCGGTTCGAGGCCAAGGTCGACGTCACGGCGACCGGGCGAGAAGAGGATCCTCTGCAGGTTCCGATCGCCGTTTCCGCCCTCCCGGGTACCGATCTCGAAATCTTCGGCATCGGGGACTCGACGCAGCTCATCGGCAGTATTCCGGGACTGTCGTTCTCGGCCAACGCCCTCTCGCCGGGTCGAGATCTGACCTTTCTGGTGCTGCGCGGCGTCGGTGCCGACGCCCAGATCGAGCCGTCGACGGCGACCTTCGTCGACAACGTCTACCTTCCCAGCCTGGCCTTCGACATGGACTTCCTGGAGGTCGAGCGGGTCGAGGTGCTGCGCGGCCCGCAGGGTGCCCTCTTCGGCAGGAACGCCCAGGCCGGTGCGATCCATCTGGTGACCAAGGAGCCGAGTCGGCAGTTGCGGGGCAAGGTGCGACTCGGAGTCGACGAGTTCGAGTCGGCGCGCATCCTGGCGACGGTCGGCGGGCCGGTGGCCTCGCGGGCTTCCGCCAACTTCACGGGCCAGTTCCACGACACCGATGGATTCATCGAGAACACCACCTTCGACGAACCCGCCGACGCTCGCTCCGAGTGGGCGCTGCGTGGCAGTCTGAGCTTTTCTCTCGGCGAAGACTGGAGGGCGATCCTGCGCGCCGACGGGCTGGAGGACCGCGGCGACGGCTACGCTCCCGGAGTTGTCGATGGCTGCCGCTGCTACGAGGTTTCGAGCGAGTTTCGGGAGTCCTTCGAAGCCAAGTCCCGTGGCGGTTCCTTCCATCTCTTCAGGGACTTCGGGGGGACCGAGCTGTCGGCGATCACCGGCTTGCGACGGTTGTCCAATTCCCAGCCCTTCGACTTCGACGGCACCAACGAGTACATCGGCAATGTCCACGACCTCTACACCGACCAGGAGCTGCTGTCGCAAGAGCTTCGGCTGAGATCATCGGAGACCGGTGGTGAGCGCTGGTCCTGGCTCGCCGGTGTCTACGTCTTCGACGAAACCCTCTTCACCCTGCGGCGTTACTCCCTGCCGGAGCTCGACACGGTCTTCGCCGGCATCGCTGTCCGCCAGGCGGTCACCACCGATCGCCAGGGCTTGGCGTTGTTCGGCCGAGCCGAGATATCCCTCGGAGACCGCTATGAGCTGGCCCTTGGAGCGCGCTACTCGCGCCAGGAGGTCGACAACCTCTCCGATGTCGATGGCAGGATTCCCCTGATCGGCTTCGTCCTCGATTTCACCTCGCCGGCCGCCGCGACCTTCGAGGACTTTTCGCCCTCGGTATCCTTTCTGATGCGCTGGAGCGATCGGCTGATGACCTATGCCACGGTCTCCCAGGGGTTCAAGCCCGGAGGCTTCGACATCGCGCCGGGAGCCCAGCTCAACGTGCGGCCTGTCGACTCGGAGACCTCGACCAACTTCGAGCTCGGTCTCAAGGCGGAGTCGGCAGACCGTCGTCTCTCCGGTAGCGGCGCCCTCTATCGCGTCGACCTCGACGATCAACAGCTGCAGTCGGTGGTCGTAATCGATGGTGTGCCGTTCTCGGCCCTGGTCAACGCCGGCAAGAGCCACACCCAGGGCCTCGAGCTCGAGCTGGCGTGGGATCCCGTCGCGCAGCTCGGGGTCGAGCTCAACGTCGGCTATGTCGAGACCGAGTTCGATGAGTACGTCGATGCTTCGGGCTTCGATCGCGCCGGCGAGCCTTTCGCCTACACCCCCGAGCTCTCGGGATCGTTGATGGTGGACTTCGCCTCTGCCCTCGGCCCTTCGAACCGGACGCTCCGCGGCTATGGCCGGTTGCGCTACGTGGACGACTACTTCATCGGCCTCGATATTCCCTTCGGTCCCCGGTTCGATCTCGACTCCTACGAGATCCTCGACGTCGGCTTGGCCCTCGATACGGAGCGCTGGGGAATCACCCTCTTCGCCGACAATCTGCTGGACGACTACGTTCCGATTCGCACCTGGAATGCCTTTTTCTTCGCCGGAGACCTGGAGCACCGAACCACCGTTCTGCCGCCGCGCCGGGTCGGGCTGACCTTCGATTTTCGTTTCTGA